The Geomonas agri genome contains the following window.
CAGGCGGTAGCGGAAGGAACGGAAGGTCATGCCGAGCAAGGCTGCCGCACGCTTCTTCACTCCTCCACACTTATCCAGTGCCTGCACCAAGAGCTTCTGTTCCAGGTTGTCCAAATAAGCCTGCAGGTCCATCCCCTCCTCCGGGATGCCTATCCCGTCCGGTGCTGGGGAGGAGATCCTGTGCTCGCGCACGGCGGGCGGGAGGCAGTCGAGGGCGATCACCCTGCTGCCGAGCACGACGCAGCGCTCCACCAGGTTCTCGAGCTCGCGCACGTTGCCAGGGAAGGGGTAGTTGAAGAGAACGCGCATGGCATCAGGGGTGATGATGTCGCCGGTGCCCGACCAGATGGAGTACTTCTTGTAAAAATGCTCGACCAGCGCCGGGATGTCCTCGCTTCTCTCCTTGAGGGAGGGCATACGAATCTGGACCACGTTGAGGCGGTAGAAGAGGTCTTCACGAAAGCTCCCCTCGCGGACCTGCTCCTCGAGGTTACGGTTCGATGCCGCGACGATGCGCACGTCGGCTTTGAGCGAAGCGGCGCCCCCGACTCTACGGAATTCCCGTTCCTGCAGTACACGCAAAAGCTTCGCCTGCAACAGCAAAGGGACCTCACCTATCTCGTCCAGAAACAGGGTGCCCCCCTCTGCCTGTTCGAAAAGACCGGGGCGATCCGCGATGGCGCCGGTGAAGGCCCCCTTGGTGTGGCCAAACAGCTCGCTCTCGATGAGGGTTTCGGGAATCGCGCCGCAGTTCACCGCCACAAAGGAGGCTGATTTGCGCGGGGAATTGTAATGGATGGCCCTCGCCGCCAGTTCCTTGCCGGTGCCGCTCTCTCCGGCGATAAGGACGTTGGCCGTGCTGTCGGCGACCTTGGCGATGAGATCGTAGACGTCGCGCATCTGCTTGCTCTTGCCGATGAGCCCAGAGAAGCTGAAGCGTTCCTGCACTTCAGCCTTCAGTCGGATGTTCTCCTGCACAAGCCTTTGCTTTTCCAGGGCCTTCCGCACCAGAACCTTCACCTCTTCGACTTTGAAGGGTTTGCCGATGTAGTCGTAGGCCCCAAGCTTCATCGCCTCCACCGCCTGTTCAGCGGTGGTGAAGGCGGTGATCAGCAGCACCGCCGTGTCCGGGGACTCGGCTTTGACCCGCGTAAGCAGCTCAATGCCGTTCAGTCCCGGCATGCTGACGTCGGAGATCACCATGTCATAACGCTGATCGGCCATGCAGGAAAGCGCGTGCTCCGCACTTTCAGCCTGGTCCACCAGGTACCCCTCTCCATCCAGCAGGATGGAGAGGAACTCCCGCATGCTCAGCTCATCATCGACAACCAAAATTCTGGCACGCACGTAAAAAACCTCGCTCAGTAATCTCTGTGAAAAAGTGGAGCCAGCGGCCCCGGCCAGTACCCCGGCCCCAGTCCCTGCCCCGCTTTTTAAGCCGGCAGATGCAGGGTCACCGTAGTTCCCTTGCCCAAGGTGCTGTTGATGGACATCCTGCCGCCATTTGTTTCCACGATGCGGTACACCGTGGCAAGCCCGAGCCCGGTGCCCCCCCTCTTGGTGGTGAAGAAGGGCTCGAAAACCTGCTTAACTGCGTCCTGACTCATCCCGGAGCCGTTGTCTCTGACCCGAATGTGCACCTCGTTGTGCCCTTTGCAGTTGACTCGGGCGCCATCAATCGAGATCACTCCTTCTCCCTCGATGGCTTCCGCGGAGTTGACCAGGAGGTTCCAGAAAACCTGGGAGCATTGGTCCTTATCGAACTGCACCGCCAAGTCAGCGGGAAGCTGGTTCTGTATGGCGACCTGCTCCAGGCGCGGATCCGTATCCAGCAGCGCACAGAGGTCCGTGATCACCTTGTGCAGGTTAAGCTGCACCTTGGTGGGGGTAGCAGGTTTGGCGTAGACCAGGAAATCACGCAGCAAGCCGTCCAGGCGATCGGTTTCCCGAACGATAATCGAGAACAACCGTTCATCCTTCTCATCCACCCAGGGCCGCAAGGCGACCAGTTGCACAGATCCGCTGATGGCTGCCAGCGGGTTGCGTATCTCGTGCGCCATGCGCGCGGAAAGCTCGCCCAGCGCCGCCAAACGGTCGGCACGTTTCAACTCGGTGGCCATCCGCTTGATGTCGGTCAGGTCATGGAGGTCGAAAATCGCCCCCACCGTAGCGCCATCCTTGTCCAGCAGTGGAACCGACTTGTACGACAGCAGTAGCTCTTTACCGTCCACACCGACATGTTGGAACTCGCCTTGCCCGGATTCAAAGAAGGTGGCTTCGAACCCAGCGCAACCGGGAAGCACCTCGGTAACCAAGCGGTCATAGGCGTCCTGCTGGGAGATCCCGGTGAGCATCTCAGCGTAACGGTTGAAAACGCGGATCCTGCCCGCAGCGTTAATGGTCAAAAGACCGCTGTCGATGGTGGAAACGATGCAGCTATTCAGGCGCTCCAGTTCCTCGTAATCGATCACCTTTTCCTGCAGTGCGCTCTCGGAGATCCGGGCACGCTCGGCGAGGTGGCCGGCGAGGAACGCGGTCAGGAAGAAGGCGGAACAGTGGAGGAAGATCAGGTAGAACAGGTACTCGGCGCCCCACTGCTGGGCGGGGTGAGAGGAAAGCCCGAGGGGAACCAGCTTGCCGTAATACTGGAAATCGAGGATGGTGCCGTAGAGAATGACACACAACGACGCGGTGTAGTAGGCCTGGGAACGGGCCAACAGCACACTGGCGCTGATTATCGACAGAAAGTAGAGAAACGCGTAATGGGAGGTGACCCCGCCCGAAACCAGGATCAAAACGGTGACCAGGATCAGATCCCAGACGATCTGGAGGTGGGTCAGGGTACGGGTGGTCTTGGAGGACGCCTGGCGCAGCGCCACTAGCGACAAAAGCGAAAAGAGGTAAGTGGCGCCGATCAGCCGGATAAGGACTTTGCTGGCGACCTCGCCACTTACGTCATAGGTGTGTATGTCGAGGTAAACGGTGGTAACCAGGAAGACCGATACCACCAACAGCCTTAGCAGTATGAACCAAAAGACTTTTTTCTTTTCGATCATCCAGCTTAACCGCCAACCGCACCGGCCAATTTGAAGATCGGAAGATACATGGCTATGACCAGTCCGCCGACCGTAGTGCCGAGAAACACCATGAGCAGCGGCTCCATCATGGCGGTGAGGGCGCCAACGGCGTCATCGACCTCGTCATCGTAGAAATCAGCGATTTTGTTGAGCATGGCATCCATGGCGCCGGTCGCCTCGCCAACGGAGATCATCTGCACCACCATGGGAGGAAAGACGCCGCTTTCCGCCAGCGGTTCCGCGATGGTCTTGCCCTCGGAAATGGACTGGCGCACGTTGTAGATCGCCGCCTCGACGACCTTGTTCCCGGCGGTCTTGGCGACGATGTCCAGGCCATCCATAATGGGAACGCCGGAGCTGATCATGGTCCCCAGAGTGCGGGTGAACTTCGCAACCGAGACCTTGCGGATCAGCGGCCCGGCAATGGGCGCCTTGAGCGCAAAGGCGTCGAGAACCTTCCTGCCGTTTTCCGTGTTGTAGTACTTGCCGATGCCGTATTTTATACCGAACATGGCTGCAATGATCACGACGATGTACTTGACCAGGAAGTTGGAAAGCGCGATGACGAATTTGGTCGGTGCCGGCAACTCGCCGCCGAAATCGGCAAACATCTTCGCGAAAGTCGGAATGACGAAGACCAGGATGACGCCTACGACGATCACGGCGATGGACATGATGGTTATCGGGTAGACCATGGCGCCCTTGACCTGCTTCTTAAGCTTCATCGCCTTCTCGATATAAGCAGCGAGCCTGGCCAGGATGGTATCGAGGATACCGCCCACCTCGCCTGCGGCGACCAGGTTGACGTAGAGCTGGTCGAAGGCGGTGGGGTGCTTGGCGAGGGCGTCGGCGAAGGTGGAGCCGCTTTCCACGCTTTCCTTGACCTTTACCAGGATATCCTTGAAGGTCTTGTTTTCCTGCTGGCTGGAGAGGATGTCCAGACACTGCACCAACGGCAGGCCCGAGTCGATCATGGTGGCGAACTGGCGCGTGAAGACGACCAGGTCCTTGGTCTCTATCTTCTTCGGGCCGCCGAAACCAGGGATCTTCAGCTCCATGGAGAGGCCTTTGCCCTGCTCCTTGATGGTGATGCCGGAAAAACCGTATCTCTTAAGCTGCGTCTCGACCATGGAGGCGCTGGCGGCTTCCATGACGCCCTTTTGGACGCTGCCCGCCTTGCTTCTTGCTTCCCAATCAAACTTTGCCATGTCTTATTACTCCTTTCCCGGCACCGGCCGGGACTGGCTGCTGCTATCGCTGCGGTGGCCGCCTCATCTGTGAAGCCGCGCTACCCGGGGCGAGCATTTGCTTCAGCTCGTCGGGTTCGGACGAGCGGCCCAGGGCGTCATCCACGGTAATGACTCGGCGCGACAAAAGGTTCATCAGGCACTGGTTCATGGTCTGCATGCCGAACTTCTCCTGCCCGACCTGCATCTGCGAGTAGATCTGGTGCACCTTGTCCTCGCGGATCAGGTTCCTGATGGCGGGGTTGGGGACCATAACCTCGAGCGCCAGCGCGCGCCCCGACCCGGTAGCCTTCGGGATCAGTGTCTGAGACATGACCCCTTCCAGCACGAAGGAGAGCTGGGTCCTCACCTGGGTCTGCTGGTAGGGAGGGAACACGTCGATGATCCTGTTCATGGTCTGTGCGCAAGAGTTGGTGTGCAGGGTGGCGAAGCAGAGGTGGCCGGTCTCGGCCAGGGTCAGTGCCGCCTCAATGGTCTCCAGGTCGCGCAACTCGCCGATCAGGACCACGTCCGGGTCCTGGCGCAGCACGTACTTCAGGGCGTGCTTGAAGCTCTTGGTATCGGCTCCCACCTCGCGCTGGTTCACGATGCACCCCTTGTGCGGGTGCAGGTACTCGATCGGGTCCTCGACGGTCACGATGTGGTCGTGACGGTTCACGTTGATGTGATCAATCATGGAGGCGAGCGTGGTCGACTTGCCGGAACCGGTAGGACCGGTGACCAGGATCAGGCCGCGCGGCTTGTCGCACAAGGCCCTGACCACGGGGGGAAGTCCCAGTTCCTCGAAGGTGAGAATCTTGTACGGGATGACCCTGAAGACGCCGGCGACGGCGCCCCGCTGCACGAAGATGTTCCCCCTGAAGCGCGACAGCCCCTTCACGCCGAAGGAAAGGTCCAGCTCGTTTTCCTCCTCGAAGCGGTGCTTTTGAGCATCGGTGAGTATGCTGTAGCAAAGCTGCTTGGTCTCGATCGCGGTGAGCGGTGGGACGTCCATTGGGGTGAGTCTACCGTCGATGCGGATCTGCGGGGAGGTATTGGTGGTGATATGGAGGTCGGATCCGCCCCTCTCCACCAGTTCCTTGAGCATTTGATGAAAGTTGATCATGAATACCTCGTCTCCGTTACCCTTTGGTGGCGTCAGTCATCGGCGACCGTAACCCTCAGAACTTCCTCGAATGAAGTGACCCCTTCCATGAGCTTGGTGAGCCCGGACTGGCGCATGGTCTTGACCCCCAGGCGCATGGACTCGCGCTTGATCTCGGCGGTGTTGGCACCGTTGAGGATCAGCTCGCGGATCGGTTCCAGCATCGGCATGACCTGGTAGAAGCCTACCCTCCCCTTGTAGCCGGTACCGTTGCACTTGGGACAGCCGGTGCCGTGGAAGCAGACCACGGACGGGGCTTGGTCGGCCGGTACGCCGGCGTCGATCAGGGCCTGCACCGGCACCTCCTCGACCACCTTGCACTCGCCGCAGACGCGGCGCGCCAGGCGCTGGGCCGTGATCAGATTCACCGCCGAGGCGACCAGGAAGGGCTCGATGCCCATATTGAGCAGACGGTTGATGGTCGAGGGGGCGTCGTTGGTGTGCAGGGTCGAGAGCACCAGGTGGCCGGTCAAGGCAGCCTTGACGCCGATCTCCGCGGTCTCGAAGTCACGGATCTCGCCGATCATGATTACGTCCGGGTCCTGGCGCAGGAAGGCACGCAGGGCAGCCGCGAAGTTGAGGCCTATGTCCTCGTGCATCTGCACCTGGTTGATGCCGGCGAAGTTGAACTCGACCGGGTCCTCGGCGGTGGAGATGTTCTCGGTGACCTTGTTCAGCTCGGAGAGCGCAGAGTAGAGCGAAACCGTTTTGCCGCTACCAGTAGGACCGGTAACCAGCACCATGCCGAAGGGCTTGTGGATCTCACGCTGGAAGTGCTCCAGCGCCTCGGGTTCGTATCCCAGCTTGGTCATGTCCAGCTGCAGGTTGCTCTTGTCCAGAAGACGCAGGACGATCTTCTCGCCGAACAGGGTAGGGAGCACCGAGACACGGAAGTCCATGTCCTTGCCGCCCCCCAGTTTGATCTTGATACGACCGTCCTGGGGCAGGCGCCGCTCGGCGATGTCCAGCTCGCTCATGATCTTGATGCGGGAGGTGATGGCGTTTTTCAGCTTCAGGGGGGGCTTCATCACCTCGTAGAGCACGCCGTCGATGCGGTAGCGGACGCGGAAGTATTTCTCGTAGGGCTCGATATGAATATCGGACGCCTTCTTCTTGATCGCGTCGGTGAGGATGAGGTTGACCAGCTTGACGACCGGGGCGTCCTCGGTAGCGCGCTCCAGGGAGCCGACATCGATCTCCTCCTCGTCGCCGATGACCTCCAGGTCCTCCATCTCCAGGTCGCTCATCACGTCGGCCAGAGAGGCGCTCTGGTCGTAGAACCTGTCGATGGCCGTCTTGATGGAGCTCTCGGCCACCACGACCACTTCCACGTTGTAGCCGGTCATGAACTTGATGTCGTCGATAGCAAAGATGTTACTGGGGTCGCTCATGGCGATGATGAGCGTGGACCCGGCCCTGTTAACGGGAACGATCTGGTACTTGTGCGCTATTTCGGCGGGAATGATCTTGACGACGGCGGCATCGACCTCGTAGTCGGCGAGGTTGATAGTAGGAACACCGTATTGCTTGGAGAGAAACGAGGTGAGATCTGCCTCGTTGATCAGACCATCCCTGACCAGAATAGAGCCCAGACGCAGTTGGCCGCCCGCAGCTTTCTGTTCCGCAAGCGCCTGCTTCAGCTGTTCCTTGGTGATCAGGTTGTTTGTGACCAGCAGTTCACCCAGTCTGCTTACGTGCATAGCTACCTCAGGGGGTTAAATAACCTGTGAATGGTATTTTGTATTTGCCTTAATGTCAAGGAATAGCTCTCAGCTACAGCAGCGCCGCCAGAGCCCCCTCCATGCACCCCTTGGGCGGAGTGGCCCCGGTCCAGATCCGGAACGCCGCCTCCCCCTGTGCCACCAGCATGGCGAAGCCATTGGCGCAGGGGATTCCTAGCGCCCCGGCCTGGGCCAGCAGCGGCGTGACCGGGGGGGCGTAAACCATGTCGTAAAGGCATGCCCCAGACTGCAAGGACGAGAGCGCGAGCCCTGGGAAAGAGTCACCTGCCATCCCCACCGAGGTGGTGTTGACTACGAGGTCGAATACGCCCATGAAGCCTGCATCGGATAGGCAATCGAGACCGCGAGTAACCAACCGGCTCTGCGTCAGGCGCGCCGCGACCAGGTGCGCCAGTGCCGCAGCCGAGTCGGGCGAGCGGTTGGCGATGGTGATCCCGGTTGCCCCGGCCAAGGCCAGCGACACCACGGCGCTGCGGGCAGCGCCCCCTGCCCCGAGCACCAGTACGTTCTTTCCGTTCGGGTCGAAGGAAAGCTTCTCGCGCAGCGCGGTGATGAGGCCGATACCGTCGGTGTTGTACCCGACTAGCTTTCCTTCCCGCGCCACCACGGTGTTGACCGCACCGATCAGCTCCGCCTCCGGGGTCACCTGGTCCAGCAGCGGGATAATGGCGACCTTGTGCGGAATGGTGACGCTGAAGCCGGCCACACCGACCGACTTGAGCCCGGCGATCCCTTCGGCGAGCCGCTCGGGCGCCACCGGGAACGGGACGTAGATCCAGTCCAGGCCCAGTGCCTGGAAGGCGCCGTTGTGCAGCACCGGCGAAAGCGAATGGGATACCGGCCAGCCGATGATCCCTGTTACCGTGGTCTTTCCCGTGATCGCCATCACTGCACCCCGTTCGCCCTCAGAATCTCGTCGATCTGGGGCTTGGTCTCAGGAGAGATGGCCGCTGCCATCTGGAGGTCACGCAC
Protein-coding sequences here:
- a CDS encoding sigma-54-dependent transcriptional regulator, yielding MRARILVVDDELSMREFLSILLDGEGYLVDQAESAEHALSCMADQRYDMVISDVSMPGLNGIELLTRVKAESPDTAVLLITAFTTAEQAVEAMKLGAYDYIGKPFKVEEVKVLVRKALEKQRLVQENIRLKAEVQERFSFSGLIGKSKQMRDVYDLIAKVADSTANVLIAGESGTGKELAARAIHYNSPRKSASFVAVNCGAIPETLIESELFGHTKGAFTGAIADRPGLFEQAEGGTLFLDEIGEVPLLLQAKLLRVLQEREFRRVGGAASLKADVRIVAASNRNLEEQVREGSFREDLFYRLNVVQIRMPSLKERSEDIPALVEHFYKKYSIWSGTGDIITPDAMRVLFNYPFPGNVRELENLVERCVVLGSRVIALDCLPPAVREHRISSPAPDGIGIPEEGMDLQAYLDNLEQKLLVQALDKCGGVKKRAAALLGMTFRSFRYRLAKFGMDEE
- a CDS encoding two-component system sensor histidine kinase NtrB, translating into MIEKKKVFWFILLRLLVVSVFLVTTVYLDIHTYDVSGEVASKVLIRLIGATYLFSLLSLVALRQASSKTTRTLTHLQIVWDLILVTVLILVSGGVTSHYAFLYFLSIISASVLLARSQAYYTASLCVILYGTILDFQYYGKLVPLGLSSHPAQQWGAEYLFYLIFLHCSAFFLTAFLAGHLAERARISESALQEKVIDYEELERLNSCIVSTIDSGLLTINAAGRIRVFNRYAEMLTGISQQDAYDRLVTEVLPGCAGFEATFFESGQGEFQHVGVDGKELLLSYKSVPLLDKDGATVGAIFDLHDLTDIKRMATELKRADRLAALGELSARMAHEIRNPLAAISGSVQLVALRPWVDEKDERLFSIIVRETDRLDGLLRDFLVYAKPATPTKVQLNLHKVITDLCALLDTDPRLEQVAIQNQLPADLAVQFDKDQCSQVFWNLLVNSAEAIEGEGVISIDGARVNCKGHNEVHIRVRDNGSGMSQDAVKQVFEPFFTTKRGGTGLGLATVYRIVETNGGRMSINSTLGKGTTVTLHLPA
- a CDS encoding type II secretion system F family protein translates to MAKFDWEARSKAGSVQKGVMEAASASMVETQLKRYGFSGITIKEQGKGLSMELKIPGFGGPKKIETKDLVVFTRQFATMIDSGLPLVQCLDILSSQQENKTFKDILVKVKESVESGSTFADALAKHPTAFDQLYVNLVAAGEVGGILDTILARLAAYIEKAMKLKKQVKGAMVYPITIMSIAVIVVGVILVFVIPTFAKMFADFGGELPAPTKFVIALSNFLVKYIVVIIAAMFGIKYGIGKYYNTENGRKVLDAFALKAPIAGPLIRKVSVAKFTRTLGTMISSGVPIMDGLDIVAKTAGNKVVEAAIYNVRQSISEGKTIAEPLAESGVFPPMVVQMISVGEATGAMDAMLNKIADFYDDEVDDAVGALTAMMEPLLMVFLGTTVGGLVIAMYLPIFKLAGAVGG
- a CDS encoding type IV pilus twitching motility protein PilT, producing MINFHQMLKELVERGGSDLHITTNTSPQIRIDGRLTPMDVPPLTAIETKQLCYSILTDAQKHRFEEENELDLSFGVKGLSRFRGNIFVQRGAVAGVFRVIPYKILTFEELGLPPVVRALCDKPRGLILVTGPTGSGKSTTLASMIDHINVNRHDHIVTVEDPIEYLHPHKGCIVNQREVGADTKSFKHALKYVLRQDPDVVLIGELRDLETIEAALTLAETGHLCFATLHTNSCAQTMNRIIDVFPPYQQTQVRTQLSFVLEGVMSQTLIPKATGSGRALALEVMVPNPAIRNLIREDKVHQIYSQMQVGQEKFGMQTMNQCLMNLLSRRVITVDDALGRSSEPDELKQMLAPGSAASQMRRPPQR
- the pilB gene encoding type IV-A pilus assembly ATPase PilB — protein: MHVSRLGELLVTNNLITKEQLKQALAEQKAAGGQLRLGSILVRDGLINEADLTSFLSKQYGVPTINLADYEVDAAVVKIIPAEIAHKYQIVPVNRAGSTLIIAMSDPSNIFAIDDIKFMTGYNVEVVVVAESSIKTAIDRFYDQSASLADVMSDLEMEDLEVIGDEEEIDVGSLERATEDAPVVKLVNLILTDAIKKKASDIHIEPYEKYFRVRYRIDGVLYEVMKPPLKLKNAITSRIKIMSELDIAERRLPQDGRIKIKLGGGKDMDFRVSVLPTLFGEKIVLRLLDKSNLQLDMTKLGYEPEALEHFQREIHKPFGMVLVTGPTGSGKTVSLYSALSELNKVTENISTAEDPVEFNFAGINQVQMHEDIGLNFAAALRAFLRQDPDVIMIGEIRDFETAEIGVKAALTGHLVLSTLHTNDAPSTINRLLNMGIEPFLVASAVNLITAQRLARRVCGECKVVEEVPVQALIDAGVPADQAPSVVCFHGTGCPKCNGTGYKGRVGFYQVMPMLEPIRELILNGANTAEIKRESMRLGVKTMRQSGLTKLMEGVTSFEEVLRVTVADD
- a CDS encoding shikimate dehydrogenase; amino-acid sequence: MAITGKTTVTGIIGWPVSHSLSPVLHNGAFQALGLDWIYVPFPVAPERLAEGIAGLKSVGVAGFSVTIPHKVAIIPLLDQVTPEAELIGAVNTVVAREGKLVGYNTDGIGLITALREKLSFDPNGKNVLVLGAGGAARSAVVSLALAGATGITIANRSPDSAAALAHLVAARLTQSRLVTRGLDCLSDAGFMGVFDLVVNTTSVGMAGDSFPGLALSSLQSGACLYDMVYAPPVTPLLAQAGALGIPCANGFAMLVAQGEAAFRIWTGATPPKGCMEGALAALL